A single genomic interval of Vulpes vulpes isolate BD-2025 chromosome 3, VulVul3, whole genome shotgun sequence harbors:
- the AMPD2 gene encoding AMP deaminase 2 isoform X2, producing the protein MVFLLPGRPDQLAGLGPRGARAWRGARAPEGSGRCWAPARPSRFAPLHPASPARLPAAAARRALRSRGRAQGGDGGPLPRLPRQPQESWPGPLPPAGLLLPAPVGPLGAGRRKGLDVAGPGPARAPPSAPAVPAARAMASNPPGPGSPKAKYPFKKLASVQAASAVPEARGGLGAPPLQSARSLPGPAPCLKHFPLDLRTSMDGKCKEIAEELFSRSLAESELRSAPYEFPEESPIEQLEERRQRLERQISQDVKLEPDILLRAKQDFLKTDSDSDLQLYKEKGEGQGDRGLRERDVVLEREFQRVTISGEEKCGVPFTDLLDAAKSVVRALFIREKYMALSLQSFCPTTRRYLQQLAEKPLETRTYEQGPDTPVSADAPVHPPALEQHPYEYCEPSTMPGDLGLGLRMVQGVVHVYTRREADEPCSEVELPYPDLQEFVADVNVLMALIINGPIKSFCYRRLQYLSSKFQMHVLLNEMKELAAQKKVPHRDFYNIRKVDTHIHASSCMNQKHLLRFIKRAMKRHLEEIVHVEQGREQTLREVFESMNLTAYDLSVDTLDMHADRNTFHRFDKFNAKYNPIGESVLREIFIKTDNRVSGKYFAHIIKEVMSDLEESKYQNAELRLSIYGRSRDEWDKLACWAVKHRVHSPNVRWLVQVPRLFDVYRTKGQLANFQEMLENIFLPLFEATVHPASHPELHLFLEHVDGFDSVDDESKPENHVFNLESPLPEAWVEEDNPPYAYYLYYTFANMAMLNHLRRQRGFHTFVLRPHCGEAGPIHHLVSAFMLAENISHGLLLRKAPVLQYLYYLAQIGIAMSPLSNNSLFLSYHRNPLPEYLSRGLMVSLSTDDPLQFHFTKEPLMEEYSIATQVWKLSSCDMCELARNSVLMSGFSHKVKSHWLGPNYTKEGPEGNDIRRTNVPDIRVGYRYETLCQELALITQAVQSEMLETIPEEAGVTTSPGPQ; encoded by the exons ATGGTCTTCCTTCTCCCAGGCCGGCCGGACCAGCTGGCTGGACTCGGACCCCGGGGCGCCAGGGCCTGGCGAGGGGCAAGGGCCCCGGAGGGCTCAGGGCGGTGCTGGGCGCCGGCCCGCCCCTCCCGGTTTGCTCCTCTccaccccgcctcccccgcccgccTGCCGGCAGCCGCGGCGCGCCGGGCTCTGCGGAGCCGAGGGAGGGCGCAGGGAGGCGACGGAGGCCCCCTCCCGAGGTTGCCTAGACAACCTCAGGAATCGTGGCCAGGGCCTCTTCCGCCTGCGGGGCTTCTGCTTCCTGCACCGGTCGGcccgctgggggcggggcggaggaAGGGGTTGGATGTGGCAGGGCCAGGCCCCGCTCGTGCGCCTCCGAGTGCCCCCGCCGTCCCCGCGGCGCGAGCCATGGCATCCAACCCACCCGGCCCCGGCAGCCCCAAGGCCAAATATCCCTTTAAGAAGCTGGCCAGCGTGCAGGCCGCCTCTGCAGTGCCAG AGGCTcggggtgggctgggggccccTCCGCTGCAGTCTGCCCGGTCcctgccaggccctgccccctgcctcaaGCACTTCCCACTCGACCTACGCACGTCAATGGATGGCAAATGCAAGGAGATCGCTGAG GAGCTGTTCAGCCGCTCCCTGGCTGAGAGCGAGCTCCGCAGCGCCCCGTACGAGTTTCCTGAGGAGAGCCCCATTGAGCAGCTGGAGGAGCGGAGGCAGCGCCTGGAGAGGCAGATCAGCCAGGATGTCAA GCTGGAGCCAGACATCCTGCTTCGGGCCAAGCAAGATTTCCTGAAGACAGACAGTGACTCAGACCTCCA GCTCTACAAGGAGAAGGGCGAGGGGCAAGGCGACCGGGGCCTACGAGAAAGAGACGTGGTGCTAGAGCGAGAATTTCAGCGGGTCACCATCTCTGGCGAGGAGAAGTGTGGG GTGCCGTTCACCGACCTGCTGGACGCAGCCAAGAGTGTGGTGCGGGCGCTCTTCATCCGGGAGAAGTACATGGCCCTGTCGCTGCAGAGCTTCTGCCCCACGACCCGCCGGTACCTGCAGCAGCTGGCTGAGAAGCCCCTGGAGACGCGGACCTACGAGCAGGGCCCCGACACCCCTGTGTCCGCTG ATGCCCCGGTGCACCCCCCTGCGCTGGAGCAGCACCCATACGAGTACTGTGAGCCAAGCACCATGCCTGGGGACCTGGGCTTGGGTCTGCGCATGGTGCAGGGCGTGGTGCATGTCTACACCCGCAGGGAAGCCGATGAGCC TTGCTCAGAGGTGGAGCTGCCGTACCCTGACCTGCAGGAATTCGTGGCAGATGTCAATGTGTTGATGGCCCTGATAATCAATGGCCCCAT AAAGTCCTTCTGCTACCGCCGGCTACAGTACCTGAGCTCCAAATTCCAGATGCACGTGCTGCTCAACGAGATGAAGGAGCTGGCTGCCCAGAAGAAGGTGCCACACCGAGATTTCTACAACATCCGGAAG GTGGACACACACATCCATGCCTCGTCCTGCATGAACCAGAAGCACCTGCTGCGCTTCATCAAACGGGCAATGAAGCGACACCTGGAGGAGATCGTGCATGTGGAGCAGGGCCGCGAGCAGACGCTGCGGGAGGTGTTCGAGAGCATGAATCTCACTGCTTATGACCTGAGTGTGGACACGCTGGACATGCACGCG GACAGGAACACCTTCCATCGTTTTGACAAGTTCAATGCCAAATACAACCCCATTGGGGAGTCTGTCCTCCGAGAGATCTTCATCAAGACTGACAACAGGGTTTCTGGAAAGTACTTTGCTCACATTATCAAG GAGGTGATGTCAGATTTGGAGGAGAGCAAATACCAGAATGCGGAGCTGCGGCTCTCCATCTACGGGCGCTCCAGGGATGAGTGGGACAAGCTGGCCTGCTGGGCTGTGAAGCACCGAGTACACTCTCCCAATGTGCGCTGGCTCGTGCAAGTGCCCCGCCTCTT CGACGTGTATCGCACCAAGGGCCAGCTGGCTAACTTCCAGGAGATGCTGGAGAACATCTTCCTGCCACTGTTTGAGGCCACCGTGCACCCTGCCAGCCACCCAGAGCTGCACCTCTTCTTGGAACAC GTGGATGGCTTTGACAGCGTGGATGATGAGTCTAAGCCCGAGAATCACGTCTTCAACCTGGAGAGCCCTCTCCCCGAGGCTTGGGTGGAGGAGGACAACCCACCCTACGCCTACTACCTATACTACACCTTTGCCAACATGGCCATGCTGAACCACCTGCGCAG GCAGAGGGGCTTCCACACGTTTGTACTGAGGCCGCACTGTGGGGAAGCAGGGCCCATCCACCACCTGGTGTCAGCCTTCATGCTGGCGGAGAACATTTCTCACGGGCTGCTTCTGCGCAAG GCCCCGGTCCTGCAGTACCTGTATTACCTGGCCCAGATTGGTATCGCTATGTCTCCGCTCAGCAACAACAGCCTCTTCCTCAGCTACCACCGGAACCCACTACCTGAGTACCTGTCCCGTGGTCTCATGGTCTCGCTGTCCACGGATGATCCCCTGCAGTTCCACTTCACCAAG GAACCACTGATGGAGGAGTATAGCATTGCCACCCAGGTGTGGAAGCTCAGCTCCTGCGACATGTGTGAGTTGGCACGCAACAGTGTGCTCATGAGCGGCTTCTCCCACAAG GTGAAGAGCCACTGGCTGGGACCCAACTATACCAAGGAGGGCCCCGAGGGCAATGACATCCGCCGTACCAACGTGCCGGACATCCGTGTGGGCTACCGCTACGAGACTCTGTGCCAGGAGCTGGCGCTCATCACACAGGCTGTCCAGAGTGAGATGCTGGAGACCATCCCAGAGGAGGCCGGGGTCACCACTAGCCCGGGGCCTCAGTGA
- the AMPD2 gene encoding AMP deaminase 2 isoform X1: MRKLTPRTRCDPRSQPRRGDRPRGAGKRNAAGAGPARGRGLRGRGLPGGGGAAERRGPGRREARGAESPRWGRTCCVPPPGPRDGRPTLNTRSVRRSPDEFRVLLSAEHVGCSPLSTEPGVGGLRGRVGPGLRPASGQSGETLLGHSSRRQGKGPRSDLAGVWVPGPPRSPATAAPRGSLPTPRAPGSMASEARGGLGAPPLQSARSLPGPAPCLKHFPLDLRTSMDGKCKEIAEELFSRSLAESELRSAPYEFPEESPIEQLEERRQRLERQISQDVKLEPDILLRAKQDFLKTDSDSDLQLYKEKGEGQGDRGLRERDVVLEREFQRVTISGEEKCGVPFTDLLDAAKSVVRALFIREKYMALSLQSFCPTTRRYLQQLAEKPLETRTYEQGPDTPVSADAPVHPPALEQHPYEYCEPSTMPGDLGLGLRMVQGVVHVYTRREADEPCSEVELPYPDLQEFVADVNVLMALIINGPIKSFCYRRLQYLSSKFQMHVLLNEMKELAAQKKVPHRDFYNIRKVDTHIHASSCMNQKHLLRFIKRAMKRHLEEIVHVEQGREQTLREVFESMNLTAYDLSVDTLDMHADRNTFHRFDKFNAKYNPIGESVLREIFIKTDNRVSGKYFAHIIKEVMSDLEESKYQNAELRLSIYGRSRDEWDKLACWAVKHRVHSPNVRWLVQVPRLFDVYRTKGQLANFQEMLENIFLPLFEATVHPASHPELHLFLEHVDGFDSVDDESKPENHVFNLESPLPEAWVEEDNPPYAYYLYYTFANMAMLNHLRRQRGFHTFVLRPHCGEAGPIHHLVSAFMLAENISHGLLLRKAPVLQYLYYLAQIGIAMSPLSNNSLFLSYHRNPLPEYLSRGLMVSLSTDDPLQFHFTKEPLMEEYSIATQVWKLSSCDMCELARNSVLMSGFSHKVKSHWLGPNYTKEGPEGNDIRRTNVPDIRVGYRYETLCQELALITQAVQSEMLETIPEEAGVTTSPGPQ; this comes from the exons ATGAGGAAGCTGACGCCCAGGACTCGCTGCGACCCGCGGAGCCAACCGCGGAGGGGCGACCGCCCACGTGGCGCGGGGAAGCGGaacgcggcgggggcggggcctgcccgggggcggggccttcgggggcggggcctgcccggtgggggcggggctgccgAGCGGCGAGGCCCGGGGCGGCGGGAGGCTCGGGGCGCCGAGAGCCCGCGGTGGGGTCGCACCTGTTGCGtgcctcccccagggccccgcgACGGCCGTCCGACCCTGAACACCCGGAGCGTGCGGCGAAGCCCAGACGAGTTCCGGGTCCTGCTCTCTGCGGAGCACGTGGGCTGCTcgcctctgagcacagagccgggGGTCGGGGGTCTTCGAGGCCGGGTGGGCCCGGGTCTGCGTCCCGCCTCCGGGCAATCTGGGGAGACCCTCTTAGGCCATTCATCTCGGCGCCAGGGCAAGGGTCCTCGGAGCGACCTGGCCGGGGTCTGGGTCCCGGGCCCGCCCCGCTCCCCGGCGACCGCGGCCCCCCGGGGCAGCCTCCCGACCCCGCGGGCCCCGGGCAGCATGGCCTCAG AGGCTcggggtgggctgggggccccTCCGCTGCAGTCTGCCCGGTCcctgccaggccctgccccctgcctcaaGCACTTCCCACTCGACCTACGCACGTCAATGGATGGCAAATGCAAGGAGATCGCTGAG GAGCTGTTCAGCCGCTCCCTGGCTGAGAGCGAGCTCCGCAGCGCCCCGTACGAGTTTCCTGAGGAGAGCCCCATTGAGCAGCTGGAGGAGCGGAGGCAGCGCCTGGAGAGGCAGATCAGCCAGGATGTCAA GCTGGAGCCAGACATCCTGCTTCGGGCCAAGCAAGATTTCCTGAAGACAGACAGTGACTCAGACCTCCA GCTCTACAAGGAGAAGGGCGAGGGGCAAGGCGACCGGGGCCTACGAGAAAGAGACGTGGTGCTAGAGCGAGAATTTCAGCGGGTCACCATCTCTGGCGAGGAGAAGTGTGGG GTGCCGTTCACCGACCTGCTGGACGCAGCCAAGAGTGTGGTGCGGGCGCTCTTCATCCGGGAGAAGTACATGGCCCTGTCGCTGCAGAGCTTCTGCCCCACGACCCGCCGGTACCTGCAGCAGCTGGCTGAGAAGCCCCTGGAGACGCGGACCTACGAGCAGGGCCCCGACACCCCTGTGTCCGCTG ATGCCCCGGTGCACCCCCCTGCGCTGGAGCAGCACCCATACGAGTACTGTGAGCCAAGCACCATGCCTGGGGACCTGGGCTTGGGTCTGCGCATGGTGCAGGGCGTGGTGCATGTCTACACCCGCAGGGAAGCCGATGAGCC TTGCTCAGAGGTGGAGCTGCCGTACCCTGACCTGCAGGAATTCGTGGCAGATGTCAATGTGTTGATGGCCCTGATAATCAATGGCCCCAT AAAGTCCTTCTGCTACCGCCGGCTACAGTACCTGAGCTCCAAATTCCAGATGCACGTGCTGCTCAACGAGATGAAGGAGCTGGCTGCCCAGAAGAAGGTGCCACACCGAGATTTCTACAACATCCGGAAG GTGGACACACACATCCATGCCTCGTCCTGCATGAACCAGAAGCACCTGCTGCGCTTCATCAAACGGGCAATGAAGCGACACCTGGAGGAGATCGTGCATGTGGAGCAGGGCCGCGAGCAGACGCTGCGGGAGGTGTTCGAGAGCATGAATCTCACTGCTTATGACCTGAGTGTGGACACGCTGGACATGCACGCG GACAGGAACACCTTCCATCGTTTTGACAAGTTCAATGCCAAATACAACCCCATTGGGGAGTCTGTCCTCCGAGAGATCTTCATCAAGACTGACAACAGGGTTTCTGGAAAGTACTTTGCTCACATTATCAAG GAGGTGATGTCAGATTTGGAGGAGAGCAAATACCAGAATGCGGAGCTGCGGCTCTCCATCTACGGGCGCTCCAGGGATGAGTGGGACAAGCTGGCCTGCTGGGCTGTGAAGCACCGAGTACACTCTCCCAATGTGCGCTGGCTCGTGCAAGTGCCCCGCCTCTT CGACGTGTATCGCACCAAGGGCCAGCTGGCTAACTTCCAGGAGATGCTGGAGAACATCTTCCTGCCACTGTTTGAGGCCACCGTGCACCCTGCCAGCCACCCAGAGCTGCACCTCTTCTTGGAACAC GTGGATGGCTTTGACAGCGTGGATGATGAGTCTAAGCCCGAGAATCACGTCTTCAACCTGGAGAGCCCTCTCCCCGAGGCTTGGGTGGAGGAGGACAACCCACCCTACGCCTACTACCTATACTACACCTTTGCCAACATGGCCATGCTGAACCACCTGCGCAG GCAGAGGGGCTTCCACACGTTTGTACTGAGGCCGCACTGTGGGGAAGCAGGGCCCATCCACCACCTGGTGTCAGCCTTCATGCTGGCGGAGAACATTTCTCACGGGCTGCTTCTGCGCAAG GCCCCGGTCCTGCAGTACCTGTATTACCTGGCCCAGATTGGTATCGCTATGTCTCCGCTCAGCAACAACAGCCTCTTCCTCAGCTACCACCGGAACCCACTACCTGAGTACCTGTCCCGTGGTCTCATGGTCTCGCTGTCCACGGATGATCCCCTGCAGTTCCACTTCACCAAG GAACCACTGATGGAGGAGTATAGCATTGCCACCCAGGTGTGGAAGCTCAGCTCCTGCGACATGTGTGAGTTGGCACGCAACAGTGTGCTCATGAGCGGCTTCTCCCACAAG GTGAAGAGCCACTGGCTGGGACCCAACTATACCAAGGAGGGCCCCGAGGGCAATGACATCCGCCGTACCAACGTGCCGGACATCCGTGTGGGCTACCGCTACGAGACTCTGTGCCAGGAGCTGGCGCTCATCACACAGGCTGTCCAGAGTGAGATGCTGGAGACCATCCCAGAGGAGGCCGGGGTCACCACTAGCCCGGGGCCTCAGTGA
- the AMPD2 gene encoding AMP deaminase 2 isoform X4, which yields MDGKCKEIAEELFSRSLAESELRSAPYEFPEESPIEQLEERRQRLERQISQDVKLEPDILLRAKQDFLKTDSDSDLQLYKEKGEGQGDRGLRERDVVLEREFQRVTISGEEKCGVPFTDLLDAAKSVVRALFIREKYMALSLQSFCPTTRRYLQQLAEKPLETRTYEQGPDTPVSADAPVHPPALEQHPYEYCEPSTMPGDLGLGLRMVQGVVHVYTRREADEPCSEVELPYPDLQEFVADVNVLMALIINGPIKSFCYRRLQYLSSKFQMHVLLNEMKELAAQKKVPHRDFYNIRKVDTHIHASSCMNQKHLLRFIKRAMKRHLEEIVHVEQGREQTLREVFESMNLTAYDLSVDTLDMHADRNTFHRFDKFNAKYNPIGESVLREIFIKTDNRVSGKYFAHIIKEVMSDLEESKYQNAELRLSIYGRSRDEWDKLACWAVKHRVHSPNVRWLVQVPRLFDVYRTKGQLANFQEMLENIFLPLFEATVHPASHPELHLFLEHVDGFDSVDDESKPENHVFNLESPLPEAWVEEDNPPYAYYLYYTFANMAMLNHLRRQRGFHTFVLRPHCGEAGPIHHLVSAFMLAENISHGLLLRKAPVLQYLYYLAQIGIAMSPLSNNSLFLSYHRNPLPEYLSRGLMVSLSTDDPLQFHFTKEPLMEEYSIATQVWKLSSCDMCELARNSVLMSGFSHKVKSHWLGPNYTKEGPEGNDIRRTNVPDIRVGYRYETLCQELALITQAVQSEMLETIPEEAGVTTSPGPQ from the exons ATGGATGGCAAATGCAAGGAGATCGCTGAG GAGCTGTTCAGCCGCTCCCTGGCTGAGAGCGAGCTCCGCAGCGCCCCGTACGAGTTTCCTGAGGAGAGCCCCATTGAGCAGCTGGAGGAGCGGAGGCAGCGCCTGGAGAGGCAGATCAGCCAGGATGTCAA GCTGGAGCCAGACATCCTGCTTCGGGCCAAGCAAGATTTCCTGAAGACAGACAGTGACTCAGACCTCCA GCTCTACAAGGAGAAGGGCGAGGGGCAAGGCGACCGGGGCCTACGAGAAAGAGACGTGGTGCTAGAGCGAGAATTTCAGCGGGTCACCATCTCTGGCGAGGAGAAGTGTGGG GTGCCGTTCACCGACCTGCTGGACGCAGCCAAGAGTGTGGTGCGGGCGCTCTTCATCCGGGAGAAGTACATGGCCCTGTCGCTGCAGAGCTTCTGCCCCACGACCCGCCGGTACCTGCAGCAGCTGGCTGAGAAGCCCCTGGAGACGCGGACCTACGAGCAGGGCCCCGACACCCCTGTGTCCGCTG ATGCCCCGGTGCACCCCCCTGCGCTGGAGCAGCACCCATACGAGTACTGTGAGCCAAGCACCATGCCTGGGGACCTGGGCTTGGGTCTGCGCATGGTGCAGGGCGTGGTGCATGTCTACACCCGCAGGGAAGCCGATGAGCC TTGCTCAGAGGTGGAGCTGCCGTACCCTGACCTGCAGGAATTCGTGGCAGATGTCAATGTGTTGATGGCCCTGATAATCAATGGCCCCAT AAAGTCCTTCTGCTACCGCCGGCTACAGTACCTGAGCTCCAAATTCCAGATGCACGTGCTGCTCAACGAGATGAAGGAGCTGGCTGCCCAGAAGAAGGTGCCACACCGAGATTTCTACAACATCCGGAAG GTGGACACACACATCCATGCCTCGTCCTGCATGAACCAGAAGCACCTGCTGCGCTTCATCAAACGGGCAATGAAGCGACACCTGGAGGAGATCGTGCATGTGGAGCAGGGCCGCGAGCAGACGCTGCGGGAGGTGTTCGAGAGCATGAATCTCACTGCTTATGACCTGAGTGTGGACACGCTGGACATGCACGCG GACAGGAACACCTTCCATCGTTTTGACAAGTTCAATGCCAAATACAACCCCATTGGGGAGTCTGTCCTCCGAGAGATCTTCATCAAGACTGACAACAGGGTTTCTGGAAAGTACTTTGCTCACATTATCAAG GAGGTGATGTCAGATTTGGAGGAGAGCAAATACCAGAATGCGGAGCTGCGGCTCTCCATCTACGGGCGCTCCAGGGATGAGTGGGACAAGCTGGCCTGCTGGGCTGTGAAGCACCGAGTACACTCTCCCAATGTGCGCTGGCTCGTGCAAGTGCCCCGCCTCTT CGACGTGTATCGCACCAAGGGCCAGCTGGCTAACTTCCAGGAGATGCTGGAGAACATCTTCCTGCCACTGTTTGAGGCCACCGTGCACCCTGCCAGCCACCCAGAGCTGCACCTCTTCTTGGAACAC GTGGATGGCTTTGACAGCGTGGATGATGAGTCTAAGCCCGAGAATCACGTCTTCAACCTGGAGAGCCCTCTCCCCGAGGCTTGGGTGGAGGAGGACAACCCACCCTACGCCTACTACCTATACTACACCTTTGCCAACATGGCCATGCTGAACCACCTGCGCAG GCAGAGGGGCTTCCACACGTTTGTACTGAGGCCGCACTGTGGGGAAGCAGGGCCCATCCACCACCTGGTGTCAGCCTTCATGCTGGCGGAGAACATTTCTCACGGGCTGCTTCTGCGCAAG GCCCCGGTCCTGCAGTACCTGTATTACCTGGCCCAGATTGGTATCGCTATGTCTCCGCTCAGCAACAACAGCCTCTTCCTCAGCTACCACCGGAACCCACTACCTGAGTACCTGTCCCGTGGTCTCATGGTCTCGCTGTCCACGGATGATCCCCTGCAGTTCCACTTCACCAAG GAACCACTGATGGAGGAGTATAGCATTGCCACCCAGGTGTGGAAGCTCAGCTCCTGCGACATGTGTGAGTTGGCACGCAACAGTGTGCTCATGAGCGGCTTCTCCCACAAG GTGAAGAGCCACTGGCTGGGACCCAACTATACCAAGGAGGGCCCCGAGGGCAATGACATCCGCCGTACCAACGTGCCGGACATCCGTGTGGGCTACCGCTACGAGACTCTGTGCCAGGAGCTGGCGCTCATCACACAGGCTGTCCAGAGTGAGATGCTGGAGACCATCCCAGAGGAGGCCGGGGTCACCACTAGCCCGGGGCCTCAGTGA
- the AMPD2 gene encoding AMP deaminase 2 isoform X3, with protein MWQGQAPLVRLRVPPPSPRREPWHPTHPAPAAPRPNIPLRSWPACRPPLQCQELFSRSLAESELRSAPYEFPEESPIEQLEERRQRLERQISQDVKLEPDILLRAKQDFLKTDSDSDLQLYKEKGEGQGDRGLRERDVVLEREFQRVTISGEEKCGVPFTDLLDAAKSVVRALFIREKYMALSLQSFCPTTRRYLQQLAEKPLETRTYEQGPDTPVSADAPVHPPALEQHPYEYCEPSTMPGDLGLGLRMVQGVVHVYTRREADEPCSEVELPYPDLQEFVADVNVLMALIINGPIKSFCYRRLQYLSSKFQMHVLLNEMKELAAQKKVPHRDFYNIRKVDTHIHASSCMNQKHLLRFIKRAMKRHLEEIVHVEQGREQTLREVFESMNLTAYDLSVDTLDMHADRNTFHRFDKFNAKYNPIGESVLREIFIKTDNRVSGKYFAHIIKEVMSDLEESKYQNAELRLSIYGRSRDEWDKLACWAVKHRVHSPNVRWLVQVPRLFDVYRTKGQLANFQEMLENIFLPLFEATVHPASHPELHLFLEHVDGFDSVDDESKPENHVFNLESPLPEAWVEEDNPPYAYYLYYTFANMAMLNHLRRQRGFHTFVLRPHCGEAGPIHHLVSAFMLAENISHGLLLRKAPVLQYLYYLAQIGIAMSPLSNNSLFLSYHRNPLPEYLSRGLMVSLSTDDPLQFHFTKEPLMEEYSIATQVWKLSSCDMCELARNSVLMSGFSHKVKSHWLGPNYTKEGPEGNDIRRTNVPDIRVGYRYETLCQELALITQAVQSEMLETIPEEAGVTTSPGPQ; from the exons ATGTGGCAGGGCCAGGCCCCGCTCGTGCGCCTCCGAGTGCCCCCGCCGTCCCCGCGGCGCGAGCCATGGCATCCAACCCACCCGGCCCCGGCAGCCCCAAGGCCAAATATCCCTTTAAGAAGCTGGCCAGCGTGCAGGCCGCCTCTGCAGTGCCAG GAGCTGTTCAGCCGCTCCCTGGCTGAGAGCGAGCTCCGCAGCGCCCCGTACGAGTTTCCTGAGGAGAGCCCCATTGAGCAGCTGGAGGAGCGGAGGCAGCGCCTGGAGAGGCAGATCAGCCAGGATGTCAA GCTGGAGCCAGACATCCTGCTTCGGGCCAAGCAAGATTTCCTGAAGACAGACAGTGACTCAGACCTCCA GCTCTACAAGGAGAAGGGCGAGGGGCAAGGCGACCGGGGCCTACGAGAAAGAGACGTGGTGCTAGAGCGAGAATTTCAGCGGGTCACCATCTCTGGCGAGGAGAAGTGTGGG GTGCCGTTCACCGACCTGCTGGACGCAGCCAAGAGTGTGGTGCGGGCGCTCTTCATCCGGGAGAAGTACATGGCCCTGTCGCTGCAGAGCTTCTGCCCCACGACCCGCCGGTACCTGCAGCAGCTGGCTGAGAAGCCCCTGGAGACGCGGACCTACGAGCAGGGCCCCGACACCCCTGTGTCCGCTG ATGCCCCGGTGCACCCCCCTGCGCTGGAGCAGCACCCATACGAGTACTGTGAGCCAAGCACCATGCCTGGGGACCTGGGCTTGGGTCTGCGCATGGTGCAGGGCGTGGTGCATGTCTACACCCGCAGGGAAGCCGATGAGCC TTGCTCAGAGGTGGAGCTGCCGTACCCTGACCTGCAGGAATTCGTGGCAGATGTCAATGTGTTGATGGCCCTGATAATCAATGGCCCCAT AAAGTCCTTCTGCTACCGCCGGCTACAGTACCTGAGCTCCAAATTCCAGATGCACGTGCTGCTCAACGAGATGAAGGAGCTGGCTGCCCAGAAGAAGGTGCCACACCGAGATTTCTACAACATCCGGAAG GTGGACACACACATCCATGCCTCGTCCTGCATGAACCAGAAGCACCTGCTGCGCTTCATCAAACGGGCAATGAAGCGACACCTGGAGGAGATCGTGCATGTGGAGCAGGGCCGCGAGCAGACGCTGCGGGAGGTGTTCGAGAGCATGAATCTCACTGCTTATGACCTGAGTGTGGACACGCTGGACATGCACGCG GACAGGAACACCTTCCATCGTTTTGACAAGTTCAATGCCAAATACAACCCCATTGGGGAGTCTGTCCTCCGAGAGATCTTCATCAAGACTGACAACAGGGTTTCTGGAAAGTACTTTGCTCACATTATCAAG GAGGTGATGTCAGATTTGGAGGAGAGCAAATACCAGAATGCGGAGCTGCGGCTCTCCATCTACGGGCGCTCCAGGGATGAGTGGGACAAGCTGGCCTGCTGGGCTGTGAAGCACCGAGTACACTCTCCCAATGTGCGCTGGCTCGTGCAAGTGCCCCGCCTCTT CGACGTGTATCGCACCAAGGGCCAGCTGGCTAACTTCCAGGAGATGCTGGAGAACATCTTCCTGCCACTGTTTGAGGCCACCGTGCACCCTGCCAGCCACCCAGAGCTGCACCTCTTCTTGGAACAC GTGGATGGCTTTGACAGCGTGGATGATGAGTCTAAGCCCGAGAATCACGTCTTCAACCTGGAGAGCCCTCTCCCCGAGGCTTGGGTGGAGGAGGACAACCCACCCTACGCCTACTACCTATACTACACCTTTGCCAACATGGCCATGCTGAACCACCTGCGCAG GCAGAGGGGCTTCCACACGTTTGTACTGAGGCCGCACTGTGGGGAAGCAGGGCCCATCCACCACCTGGTGTCAGCCTTCATGCTGGCGGAGAACATTTCTCACGGGCTGCTTCTGCGCAAG GCCCCGGTCCTGCAGTACCTGTATTACCTGGCCCAGATTGGTATCGCTATGTCTCCGCTCAGCAACAACAGCCTCTTCCTCAGCTACCACCGGAACCCACTACCTGAGTACCTGTCCCGTGGTCTCATGGTCTCGCTGTCCACGGATGATCCCCTGCAGTTCCACTTCACCAAG GAACCACTGATGGAGGAGTATAGCATTGCCACCCAGGTGTGGAAGCTCAGCTCCTGCGACATGTGTGAGTTGGCACGCAACAGTGTGCTCATGAGCGGCTTCTCCCACAAG GTGAAGAGCCACTGGCTGGGACCCAACTATACCAAGGAGGGCCCCGAGGGCAATGACATCCGCCGTACCAACGTGCCGGACATCCGTGTGGGCTACCGCTACGAGACTCTGTGCCAGGAGCTGGCGCTCATCACACAGGCTGTCCAGAGTGAGATGCTGGAGACCATCCCAGAGGAGGCCGGGGTCACCACTAGCCCGGGGCCTCAGTGA